The sequence below is a genomic window from Streptomyces sp. NBC_00582.
CAGCGTGATGAACGCGGCGATGGTCAGCAGCACGATCGTCGCGCCGGGCGGTACGTCCTGGTAGTACGAGGTGACCGTGCCGCCGATGGTCACGCAGACGCCGATCGCCACGGCGATCGCGAAGGTCGCGGCGAAGCTGCGGCTGAGCTGCTGGGCGGCGGCCACCGGGACGACCATCAGGGCCGAGACGAGCAGCAGGCCGACCACACGCATCGCGACCGTCACGGTCACCGCCGCCGTGACCGCCGTCAGCAGGTTCAGGGCGCGGACCGGCAGGCCGGTGACGCGCGCGAACTCCTCGTCCTGGCTGACCGCGAAGAGCTGGCGGCGCAGGCCCACAGTGACCAGGACGACGAACGCGGCCAGCAGGCAGATCGACGTCACGTCGGTTTCCGACACCGTCGACAGGGAGCCGAAGAGGTACGAGGTCAGGTTGGCGTTGGAGCCGCCCGGCGCGAGGTTGATGAACATCACGCCGCCGGCCATTCCGCCGTAGAAGAGCATGGCGAGGGCGATGTCGCCGCGGGTGCGGCCGTACCAGCGGATCAGTTCCATCAGCACCGCGCCGAGGACCGAGACCGCGGTCGCCATCCAGACCGGGGACGTGGAGAGCAGGAAGCCGAGGCCGACGCCGGTCATCGCGACATGGCCGATGCCGTCGCCCATCAGGGCCTGGCGGCGCTGGACCAGGTAGATGCCGACGGCGGGGGCGGTGATGCCGACGAGGACGGCGGCGAGCAGGGCCCGCTGCATGAAGGCGTAGTCGAGGAAGTCCATCAGCTCAGCAGTCCTGTGCGCAGCGGTTCGGCACCTACCGGTGCATGCGGGTGTACGTGGTCGTGGCCGGGCAGGGCGTGCTGGCCGACGGCCTTCGGCGGTGGGCCGTCGTGCTGGACACAGCCGTCGCGCAGGACGACCGCCCGGTCGATCAGCGGCTCCAGGGGGCCCAGTTCGTGCAGGACGAGGAGGACCGTCGTACCGGCCGCGACCTGGTCCTTCAGGGTCTGCGCCAGCACCTCCTGGCTGGCCAGGTCCACGCCGGCCATCGGCTCGTCCATGATCAGCAGCTCGGGCCCGGAGGCCAGGGCGCGGGCGATCAGGACGCGCTGGTGCTGGCCGCCGGAGAGCGCGTCGACGTTGTCCTTCGCCCGGTCCGCCATGCCGACCAGGTCCAGGGCGTGCCGTACGGCCTCCCGGTCGCCCTTGCGGAAGACGCCGAAGCGGGTCCGTGAGAGGCGGCCGGAGGAGACGACCTCGGTGACGGTGGCGGGGACGCCGCCGGCGGCCGTGGTGCGCTGCGGGACGTACCCGATCCGCGCCCAGTCCCGGAACCGCCGGCGCGGGGTGCCGAACAGCTCGATCTCCCCGGCGGCGGTCGCCACCTGGCCGATGATCGTGCGGACGGCGGTCGACTTGCCGGAGCCGTTGGCCCCGAGCAGCGCGACGACCTCACCGCGGTGCACGGTGAGGTCGATGCCCCGCAGGACGGGGCGCGAGCCCAGGTCGGCGCGGACTGCGCGCAGGGAAATGACGGGCTCCGTCATGCCGCTCTCCGATCGGCTTGTCACTTGGCTCCCAGGGCCTTCTGGAGCGCCTTGAGGTTCGCCTGCTGGACCGAGAAGTAGTCCTTGCC
It includes:
- a CDS encoding metal ABC transporter permease — translated: MDFLDYAFMQRALLAAVLVGITAPAVGIYLVQRRQALMGDGIGHVAMTGVGLGFLLSTSPVWMATAVSVLGAVLMELIRWYGRTRGDIALAMLFYGGMAGGVMFINLAPGGSNANLTSYLFGSLSTVSETDVTSICLLAAFVVLVTVGLRRQLFAVSQDEEFARVTGLPVRALNLLTAVTAAVTVTVAMRVVGLLLVSALMVVPVAAAQQLSRSFAATFAIAVAIGVCVTIGGTVTSYYQDVPPGATIVLLTIAAFITLSVLAAPLARRRARAAAAAHPAADPAECTIPATPGAGDGVGLPGQATGR
- a CDS encoding metal ABC transporter ATP-binding protein, with the protein product MTEPVISLRAVRADLGSRPVLRGIDLTVHRGEVVALLGANGSGKSTAVRTIIGQVATAAGEIELFGTPRRRFRDWARIGYVPQRTTAAGGVPATVTEVVSSGRLSRTRFGVFRKGDREAVRHALDLVGMADRAKDNVDALSGGQHQRVLIARALASGPELLIMDEPMAGVDLASQEVLAQTLKDQVAAGTTVLLVLHELGPLEPLIDRAVVLRDGCVQHDGPPPKAVGQHALPGHDHVHPHAPVGAEPLRTGLLS